The following coding sequences are from one uncultured Desulfobacter sp. window:
- the pstA gene encoding phosphate ABC transporter permease PstA translates to MNNLNNTQKNQRTIDIVKKGLKRRRRKERRFRLFGRAAIMLSLGFLSLLLISIILNGYTAFQQTMVRLDVHLDTSVIDKEDLAGANYSKLIHDSLLAVAPDVTTFFDKRNLYGLVSINAAFMLQEFVEKNRGELGNTVQIWVPAAADVDMLIKGQIDLDKPASQRRLDDRQLAWINQLSAQQRIKKVFNTTFFTAGDSKEAELAGIRGAVWGSFYSLFVTLVLAFPIGVSAAVYLEEFAVKNRWTRFIEMNINNLAAVPAIVFGLLGLAVFLNFFGLPRSTPVVSGLVLALMTLPAVIITSRASLRAVPPSVREAGLGIGASKVQLVAHHVLPQALPGIFSGTLFAMARALGEAAPLLMIGMVAFIANIPDGITAPATALPVQIFLWAGNPERAFLEKSSAAIMVLLFFLVILNGTAVLFKKIFDKRL, encoded by the coding sequence ATGAATAATTTAAATAACACACAGAAAAACCAAAGAACCATCGATATTGTTAAAAAAGGGCTGAAGAGACGACGTCGTAAAGAGCGCAGGTTTCGTCTCTTCGGGAGGGCGGCTATTATGCTCAGCTTAGGTTTTCTGTCCCTGCTGTTGATCTCCATTATTCTCAATGGCTATACGGCATTTCAGCAGACCATGGTCCGTCTGGATGTCCATTTGGATACCAGCGTCATAGACAAGGAAGACCTTGCAGGTGCAAATTATTCAAAATTGATTCATGACAGTTTATTGGCTGTGGCGCCGGATGTGACGACATTCTTTGATAAACGTAACTTGTACGGACTTGTCAGTATAAACGCAGCCTTCATGCTCCAGGAGTTTGTGGAAAAAAATCGGGGTGAGCTTGGAAATACAGTTCAGATATGGGTGCCGGCCGCTGCCGACGTAGACATGCTGATCAAAGGCCAAATCGATTTAGACAAGCCCGCCTCCCAAAGACGCCTTGATGACCGGCAGCTTGCCTGGATTAATCAACTATCGGCCCAACAAAGGATCAAAAAGGTATTTAACACCACCTTTTTCACCGCAGGCGATTCCAAAGAGGCCGAACTTGCCGGAATCCGTGGGGCGGTGTGGGGATCTTTTTACAGCCTTTTTGTCACACTGGTCCTGGCCTTTCCCATTGGGGTGTCGGCTGCGGTCTACCTGGAAGAATTTGCCGTTAAAAACAGGTGGACACGGTTCATTGAGATGAATATCAATAATCTGGCCGCTGTGCCTGCCATTGTCTTCGGGCTGCTGGGGTTGGCCGTGTTCTTAAATTTTTTCGGACTTCCCAGATCCACCCCGGTTGTCAGCGGATTGGTTTTGGCGTTGATGACCCTGCCGGCCGTCATTATCACCAGCCGTGCATCACTGAGAGCCGTGCCGCCAAGTGTTAGAGAGGCAGGCCTTGGCATTGGTGCTTCTAAAGTCCAGCTGGTGGCGCATCATGTTCTGCCCCAGGCCCTGCCGGGCATATTTTCCGGCACCCTTTTCGCCATGGCCCGGGCCCTTGGAGAAGCGGCACCCCTTTTAATGATCGGTATGGTTGCCTTTATTGCAAATATTCCTGACGGAATCACAGCTCCGGCCACGGCGCTGCCCGTACAGATTTTTCTTTGGGCAGGCAATCCGGAACGGGCCTTTTTGGAAAAATCGTCGGCTGCCATCATGGTGCTTTTGTTCTTTTTGGTTATCCTGAACGGCACCGCTGTTCTCTTTAAAAAAATTTTTGATAAACGACTATAA